The following are encoded together in the Tursiops truncatus isolate mTurTru1 chromosome 10, mTurTru1.mat.Y, whole genome shotgun sequence genome:
- the TBCC gene encoding tubulin-specific chaperone C codes for MENASGSATAVASRDLGSQRGRSLVPERLQSREHERQLEVERRKQKRQNQEVEEEKSDFFAAAFSRERLAVEELLEGGESVEQLEEAAARLQGLQKLVNDSVLFLAAYDLRQGQEVLARLQEALAKRRQELQPKKRFAFKTRRKDAASATKVDSAPGAPAAEGILASPPPLKEEEGFDSSWICGFSNLQSQVLEKRAEELHQRDVLLTQLINCTIKLYGNPNTLRLTKARGCTLLCGPVSTSVFLENCSDCVLAVACQQLRVHTTKDTRIFLQVTSRAIVEDCTGIQFAPYTWSYPGIDKDFEGSGLDRSKNNWSDVDDFNWLARDVASPNWSILPEEERRIQ; via the coding sequence ATGGAGAATGCTAGTGGCTCTGCTActgctgtggcgagcagggacttgGGATCCCAGAGGGGCCGGAGCCTGGTGCCTGAGCGGCTTCAGAGTCGAGAACATGAGCGGCAACTGGAGGTGGAAAGGCGGAAGCAAAAGCGGCAGAaccaggaggtggaggaggagaagagcGACTTTTTCGCCGCCGCCTTCTCTCGGGAGCGATTGGCCGTGGAAGAGCTTCTGGAAGGCGGGGAGTCCGTCGAGCAGCTGGAGGAGGCGGCCGCTCGGCTGCAGGGGCTGCAGAAACTAGTCAACGACTCGGTTTTGTTCCTGGCCGCCTACGACTTGCGGCAGGGGCAAGAGGTGTTGGCGCGGCTGCAGGAGGCCCTGGCCAAACGTCGCCAGGAGCTGCAGCCTAAGAAGCGTTTCGCTTTCAAGACCCGCAGGAAGGATGCTGCTTCAGCCACCAAAGTAGATTCGGCTCCCGGCGCCCCGGCAGCGGAAGGCATCCTGGCCTCCCCGCCGCCCTTGAAGGAGGAGGAAGGCTTCGACTCCAGCTGGATCTGCGGCTTCTCCAATCTGCAGTCCCAAGTCTTGGAGAAGAGAGCCGAGGAGCTGCACCAGCGGGACGTCCTTTTGACCCAACTGATTAACTGCACGATCAAACTGTATGGCAATCCCAACACCCTGCGGCTGACCAAGGCTCGAGGCTGCACGCTGCTCTGCGGCCCGGTGTCCACCTCCGTGTTCCTGGAGAACTGCAGTGACTGCGTGCTGGCCGTGGCCTGCCAGCAGCTCCGCGTACACACCACGAAAGACACCCGCATCTTCCTGCAGGTGACCAGCAGGGCCATCGTGGAGGACTGCACCGGGATACAGTTCGCCCCGTACACCTGGAGCTACCCGGGGATCGACAAGGACTTCGAGGGCTCTGGTTTAGACAGGAGCAAAAATAACTGGAGCGACGTTGACGATTTCAACTGGCTGGCCCGTGATGTAGCCTCCCCAAACTGGAGTATTCTTCCTGAAGAAGAGCGAAGGATCCAGTGA